From the genome of Candidatus Eisenbacteria bacterium, one region includes:
- a CDS encoding potassium transporter TrkH: MRVSPALTLVITFLLLILAGTAAFLLFGFDRDGGAPRAMAALFTSTSAVCVTGLTVVDLSSEMGFRGQLLTLLLIQIGGLGLLTLSNWILLSVRGRIGPRGTVLTNRIVGGLMNLSPSRFLHRVMLYTFACEAAGTALLFLRFLSDAPPRRALWLALFHSVSAFCNAGFTLFPDSLAAYRADPAVNGVVILLILAGGIGFVAAVDAAGAMLSLLRRRPRRLSFHTRTVLVVTAILVVVGFFAFLLFERGNTFRGVPAKGVLLQSLFLSVTARTAGFNTVPTGHLTNMTLVVLGLLMVVGASPGSTGGGVKTTAAAIVWAMVRGQLTNRPRTELFGRTIPFQIVAKALAVIILYVIMVVGAMVAIQAFEYGGQPHTETRGAFLEHLFEVISALSTVGLSTGATNRFTDGGLGVLILCMFAGRVGPLVLASSLIGERKGLSYSYPEADIMVG, from the coding sequence ATGCGCGTGAGTCCCGCGTTGACCTTGGTCATCACTTTCTTACTGCTGATTCTGGCCGGAACGGCCGCCTTCCTGCTGTTCGGTTTCGACCGGGACGGCGGCGCGCCGCGGGCGATGGCGGCCCTCTTCACCTCCACCAGCGCGGTCTGCGTGACAGGCCTCACCGTCGTCGACCTCTCCTCGGAGATGGGTTTCCGGGGCCAGCTCCTGACGCTCCTCCTCATCCAGATCGGCGGGCTCGGCCTCCTGACCCTCTCGAACTGGATCCTCCTCTCGGTGCGGGGACGGATCGGGCCGCGCGGGACGGTCCTGACCAACCGAATCGTGGGTGGGCTGATGAACCTCTCTCCCTCCCGCTTTCTGCACCGGGTGATGCTTTACACTTTCGCGTGCGAGGCCGCCGGCACGGCGCTTCTCTTTCTCCGGTTCCTCTCCGATGCTCCGCCGCGCCGCGCCCTCTGGCTCGCCCTCTTCCACTCCGTCTCCGCCTTCTGCAACGCCGGGTTCACCCTCTTTCCGGACAGCCTCGCCGCCTACCGCGCCGACCCGGCGGTGAACGGCGTCGTGATCCTCCTGATTCTCGCGGGGGGAATCGGCTTCGTGGCGGCGGTGGACGCCGCGGGGGCCATGCTCTCGCTCCTCCGCCGGCGGCCGAGGCGGCTCTCCTTCCACACGCGGACCGTGTTGGTGGTCACCGCGATCCTGGTCGTGGTGGGGTTCTTCGCCTTTCTACTCTTCGAGCGGGGGAACACCTTCCGGGGCGTTCCGGCGAAAGGGGTGTTGCTCCAATCCCTCTTTCTGTCCGTCACCGCCCGCACCGCCGGTTTCAACACCGTACCGACCGGCCATCTCACCAACATGACGCTGGTGGTTCTCGGCCTGCTGATGGTGGTGGGCGCCTCCCCCGGTTCCACCGGAGGCGGCGTGAAAACCACGGCGGCGGCGATCGTCTGGGCCATGGTCCGTGGGCAGCTCACCAACCGCCCCCGCACGGAGCTTTTCGGGCGCACCATCCCCTTCCAGATCGTGGCCAAGGCTTTGGCGGTCATTATTCTTTATGTCATCATGGTCGTCGGCGCCATGGTCGCTATCCAAGCCTTCGAGTACGGCGGCCAGCCCCACACCGAAACACGCGGGGCGTTTCTGGAGCATCTCTTCGAGGTGATCAGCGCCCTCAGCACGGTGGGCCTCTCGACGGGCGCCACCAATCGTTTTACCGACGGCGGCTTAGGGGTGCTGATCCTTTGCATGTTCGCAGGCAGGGTGGGGCCTCTGGTTCTCGCCTCTTCGCTGATCGGCGAAAGAAAGGGTTTGTCCTATTCCTATCCGGAAGCGGATATCATGGTGGGGTGA
- a CDS encoding leucyl aminopeptidase, producing MIVSYSIPTIRYVQGDPDPKGLPLIAFGVPLHANPDKLPRWAEAARRPIAAGDFAGRTLETALFYPAGDGPERLIAGGLGSGKDFEENTLIRRWATRIGREARRIGVNRYALVLPNNDKNMTSRMIAAAQGTVLGVCHGWKAPTRKRVEEVILHGSAPTEKGAEAVEAGLRLAEATLFGRSLIMEPANRLTPADLAETAKRIANEEDIAVGVLDEKKITAEGLHALAAVGRGSDNPPRLIFLEYEGSGVGGPSVVLVGKGITFDSGGLSLKSAERMVHMKYDMSGAAAVLSAIRGAARLRLPLRVIAVIPAAENLPGPHSYRPGDVIDTFRGLTVEVDNTDAEGRLVLADALAWAEKQFKPDEIIDIATLTGACKVALGRHAAGLFGSDDLIAERVIRAAEDCGERVWLMPLWEHYRKEIESDAADLKNVGNANVGGGAVVAASFLSHFIEKTQWAHIDIAGVAWADGDYDVGPKGPTGFGAALLLSYLRKRALR from the coding sequence GTGATCGTTTCCTATTCCATTCCCACCATTCGGTACGTCCAAGGCGATCCGGATCCGAAAGGGCTGCCGCTGATCGCCTTCGGCGTGCCTCTGCATGCGAACCCCGACAAACTCCCGAGATGGGCGGAAGCGGCGCGGCGCCCCATCGCCGCGGGCGACTTCGCGGGCCGCACGCTCGAGACGGCCCTGTTCTATCCGGCCGGAGACGGGCCGGAGAGGCTCATCGCCGGCGGCCTCGGCTCGGGCAAGGATTTCGAGGAGAACACGTTGATCCGACGATGGGCGACGCGCATCGGCCGCGAGGCGAGGCGGATCGGCGTGAACCGTTACGCCCTGGTCCTTCCGAACAACGACAAGAACATGACGAGCCGGATGATCGCCGCCGCCCAGGGAACGGTCCTCGGCGTCTGTCACGGCTGGAAGGCGCCCACGAGGAAGCGGGTCGAGGAGGTGATTCTCCACGGATCGGCTCCGACCGAGAAAGGGGCCGAGGCGGTCGAGGCGGGTCTCCGTCTGGCGGAGGCGACCCTTTTCGGGCGCAGCCTGATCATGGAGCCGGCGAACCGGCTCACGCCGGCGGATCTCGCGGAGACGGCCAAGCGAATCGCCAACGAGGAGGACATCGCCGTCGGCGTGCTGGACGAGAAGAAGATCACCGCCGAAGGGCTCCACGCCCTCGCCGCCGTCGGCCGCGGGAGTGACAATCCCCCGCGCCTGATCTTCCTCGAATACGAGGGGTCCGGCGTGGGCGGTCCCTCCGTCGTGTTGGTCGGCAAGGGGATCACCTTCGATTCCGGCGGACTCTCGCTCAAGTCTGCGGAACGGATGGTCCACATGAAGTACGATATGAGCGGCGCGGCGGCGGTGTTGTCGGCGATCCGCGGGGCGGCGCGCCTGCGGCTCCCCCTGCGCGTGATCGCCGTGATCCCCGCGGCGGAGAACCTGCCCGGCCCGCACTCCTATCGCCCCGGCGACGTGATCGACACCTTCCGCGGCCTTACCGTGGAGGTGGACAACACCGACGCGGAGGGTCGTCTCGTCCTGGCGGACGCGCTCGCCTGGGCGGAAAAACAGTTCAAGCCGGACGAGATCATCGACATCGCCACGCTGACCGGCGCCTGTAAGGTGGCGCTGGGCCGCCACGCCGCGGGCCTCTTCGGAAGCGACGATCTGATCGCCGAACGGGTGATCCGCGCGGCGGAGGATTGCGGCGAGAGGGTTTGGCTCATGCCGCTTTGGGAGCACTACCGGAAAGAAATCGAGAGCGACGCGGCGGACCTGAAAAACGTGGGGAACGCCAACGTGGGGGGCGGAGCCGTCGTGGCGGCCTCTTTCCTCAGCCACTTCATCGAAAAAACGCAGTGGGCGCACATCGACATCGCCGGAGTGGCCTGGGCGGACGGTGACTATGACGTCGGTCCCAAGGGTCCGACCGGATTCGGCGCCGCGCTTCTTCTTTCCTATCTTCGGAAAAGGGCGTTGCGTTGA